A genomic segment from Barrientosiimonas humi encodes:
- a CDS encoding Ku protein: MRAIWKGAVSFGLVNVPVKLYSATENHDVQFRQVHREDGGRIRYRRVCSIDGEEVAYDDIAKGYETEDGEMVVLTDDDLAELPTSSSREIAVDKFVPTEQIDPMLFDKSYYLEPDKAAVKPYVLLREALSQADRVALVTVSLRTRMTVAVLRVHDDVITLQTLLWPDELRQADFGVLSEAADEEVKPAEQAMAQMLVESLAGDYDPEEYEDDYAAAVQELVQTKLEGGEVKAAPEPEEAGGEVVDLLAALQQSVARAKKGRGEDVPDEVAEAGDAGEVEEEAPAKKAAAKKSPAKKTATSKAPAKKTAAKKSTAKKSTAKKSPAKKSASKKAS, translated from the coding sequence ATGCGAGCCATCTGGAAGGGCGCCGTCTCGTTCGGCCTGGTCAACGTGCCGGTGAAGCTCTACTCCGCCACCGAGAACCACGACGTGCAGTTCCGCCAGGTGCACCGGGAGGACGGCGGCCGGATCAGATATCGCCGGGTCTGCTCGATCGACGGCGAGGAGGTCGCCTACGACGACATCGCCAAGGGGTATGAGACCGAGGACGGCGAGATGGTCGTGCTCACCGACGACGACCTCGCCGAGCTCCCCACGAGCAGCAGCCGTGAGATCGCGGTCGACAAGTTCGTGCCCACCGAGCAGATCGACCCGATGCTGTTCGACAAGTCCTACTACCTCGAGCCCGACAAGGCCGCGGTGAAGCCCTACGTGCTGCTGCGCGAGGCCCTCAGCCAGGCGGATCGCGTTGCGCTCGTGACGGTTTCGCTGCGCACCCGGATGACCGTCGCGGTGCTGCGCGTGCACGACGACGTCATCACGCTGCAGACGCTGCTGTGGCCCGACGAGCTGCGCCAGGCCGACTTCGGGGTGCTCTCCGAGGCCGCCGACGAGGAGGTCAAGCCGGCCGAGCAGGCGATGGCCCAGATGCTCGTCGAGTCGCTCGCGGGCGACTACGACCCCGAGGAGTACGAGGACGACTACGCCGCCGCCGTCCAGGAGCTGGTCCAGACCAAGCTCGAGGGCGGCGAGGTCAAGGCCGCCCCCGAGCCGGAGGAGGCCGGTGGCGAGGTGGTCGACCTGCTCGCCGCGCTGCAGCAGAGCGTCGCCCGCGCCAAGAAGGGCCGCGGCGAGGACGTGCCCGACGAGGTCGCCGAGGCGGGGGATGCGGGCGAGGTCGAGGAGGAGGCGCCGGCGAAGAAGGCTGCGGCGAAGAAGTCGCCCGCCAAGAAGACGGCGACCTCGAAGGCCCCGGCCAAGAAGACGGCGGCGAAGAAGAGCACCGCCAAGAAGTCCACCGCGAAGAAGAGCCCGGCGAAGAAGTCGGCGAGCAAGAAGGCCAGCTGA
- the ligD gene encoding non-homologous end-joining DNA ligase: MRPMLATPAVGVPVGEQWCHEVKWDGMRVLVDVRGGRVRVWSRTERDVTIAFPELTTDASGLTAYDDLLLDGEVVVMRGGIPSFAALAERFNVTNARVAERLSATAPITLMAFDVLRAAGTDVTGLPLRDRRQLLEGAGLGSPWVQVPPVFDDGEGLSRATAEQGMEGVVSKRWASPYVPGRRSDDWRKTVHRTTDSFVVGGWKFETDSRDRLGALLIGAPTTSGLQYRGRIGSGLAGRTGAALLPRLRELPDEGDPFVDDVPRAERAGATWVRPSLVVDLEFHGISEVGRLRQPTWKGLRPDLTASDLTPADLTPKDTDA; the protein is encoded by the coding sequence ATGCGCCCGATGCTCGCCACCCCCGCCGTGGGGGTTCCCGTCGGCGAGCAGTGGTGCCACGAGGTCAAGTGGGACGGCATGCGCGTGCTCGTCGACGTCCGCGGCGGCCGCGTGCGGGTCTGGTCGCGCACCGAGCGCGACGTGACGATCGCCTTCCCCGAGCTCACGACCGACGCGTCGGGGCTGACGGCGTACGACGACCTGCTCCTCGACGGCGAGGTCGTGGTCATGCGCGGTGGCATCCCGTCGTTCGCGGCGCTCGCCGAGCGGTTCAACGTGACCAATGCCCGTGTGGCAGAACGACTCTCGGCCACCGCGCCGATCACCCTGATGGCGTTCGACGTGCTCCGCGCGGCCGGCACCGACGTCACCGGGCTCCCGCTGCGCGATCGGCGTCAGCTGCTCGAGGGCGCCGGGCTGGGCAGCCCGTGGGTGCAGGTGCCACCCGTGTTCGACGACGGCGAGGGCCTCTCCCGCGCGACCGCCGAGCAAGGCATGGAGGGCGTGGTCTCCAAGCGCTGGGCCTCGCCGTACGTCCCCGGCCGGCGCAGCGACGACTGGCGCAAGACCGTGCACCGCACCACCGACTCGTTCGTCGTGGGCGGGTGGAAGTTCGAGACCGACAGCCGAGATCGCCTGGGAGCGTTGCTGATCGGGGCACCGACGACGAGCGGCCTGCAGTATCGGGGCCGCATCGGCAGCGGGCTCGCGGGACGCACCGGTGCCGCGCTGCTCCCCCGGCTGCGCGAGCTGCCCGACGAGGGCGACCCGTTCGTCGACGACGTGCCGCGCGCCGAGCGGGCCGGGGCGACGTGGGTGCGTCCGAGCCTGGTGGTCGACCTGGAGTTCCACGGGATCTCCGAGGTCGGCCGGCTCCGGCAGCCGACCTGGAAGGGGCTGCGCCCCGACCTGACCGCGTCCGACCTGACTCCAGCCGACCTGACCCCGAAGGACACCGATGCCTGA